The Achromobacter pestifer genome includes a region encoding these proteins:
- a CDS encoding IclR family transcriptional regulator, whose protein sequence is MQSFSDAKRIAHPAAKPDGKVELSLPARRKRAAGAGEGANSPDFITALARGLDVLRCFRHGVTALGNLDLARLTGLPKPTISRITYTLTELGYLRYHPDTGKYSPGYGVLALGFGLLAGLEVRELAKASMTELARATGGAVALGAFDGDAMTYVEAIHGSSALYLRLPVGYRASLDSAMGRAYLASLPPQACADALARLDETAPDAAAIERARAELRDTGCCYAIGEWQSGINAVAVPFSSLTGEGVFVMSCGGPASLLPEAGLRTRVAPLLRAAIAGLAGVPA, encoded by the coding sequence ATGCAATCTTTTTCTGACGCCAAGCGCATCGCGCATCCCGCCGCCAAACCGGACGGCAAGGTGGAACTCAGCCTGCCCGCGCGCCGCAAGCGCGCCGCCGGCGCGGGCGAGGGCGCCAATTCGCCCGACTTCATCACGGCGCTGGCGCGCGGGCTGGACGTGCTGCGTTGCTTTCGCCATGGCGTGACGGCCCTGGGCAACCTGGATCTGGCGCGCCTGACCGGCCTGCCCAAACCCACCATCAGCCGCATTACCTATACCCTTACTGAATTGGGTTATCTGCGCTATCACCCGGACACCGGCAAGTACTCGCCCGGCTATGGCGTGCTGGCGTTGGGCTTCGGCCTGCTGGCCGGGCTGGAGGTGCGCGAGCTGGCCAAGGCCTCGATGACCGAGCTGGCGCGCGCCACCGGCGGTGCGGTGGCCCTGGGCGCCTTCGACGGCGATGCCATGACTTACGTCGAAGCCATCCATGGTTCTTCGGCGCTGTACCTGCGCCTGCCCGTGGGCTATCGCGCCAGCCTGGACAGCGCCATGGGCCGGGCCTATCTGGCCAGCCTGCCGCCCCAGGCTTGCGCCGATGCGCTGGCCCGCCTGGACGAGACGGCGCCGGACGCGGCCGCCATCGAACGCGCCCGGGCGGAATTGCGCGATACGGGCTGCTGTTACGCCATCGGCGAATGGCAGTCGGGGATCAATGCGGTCGCGGTGCCGTTCTCCTCCCTCACGGGCGAGGGCGTCTTCGTCATGAGCTGCGGCGGGCCGGCCAGCCTGCTGCCGGAGGCGGGCCTGCGCACGCGGGTGGCCCCCCTGCTGCGGGCCGCCATAGCGGGGCTGGCGGGCGTCCCGGCCTGA
- the dxs gene encoding 1-deoxy-D-xylulose-5-phosphate synthase, with translation MTTDLLDRIQSPADLKRLDRRELKRLADELRGFVLESVSKTGGHLSSNLGTVELTLALHQVFDTPHDRIVWDVGHQSYPHKILTGRRSGMDKLRQQGGISGFPKRSESEYDAFGTAHSSTSISAALGMAVASRNAGVQRQHIAVIGDGAMSAGMAFEAMNNAGVTPNINLLVILNDNDMSISPPVGALNRYLARLMSGRFYAAAKNVGRAVLQHVPPVLELARRFEEHAKGMVTPATLFEEFGFNYVGPIDGHDLDALVPTLQNLKALEGLQFLHVVTKKGQGYKLAEADPVLYHGPGKFDPAVGIQQSKAPGKRSFTQVFGQWLCDMAEQDSRLVAITPAMREGSGLVEFEKRFPQRYFDVGIAEQHAVTFAAGIACEGQKPVVAIYSTFMQRGYDQFIHDVALQNLDVTFALDRAGLVGADGATHAGNYDIAFLRCVPNMVVATPSDENETRLLLSTCYQYPGPASVRYPRGAGCGAAEAPGLDTVELGRGVVRREGRKIAILGFGTLVQAALGAAEKLDATVADMRFVKPIDRELILDLASRHDALVTLEDASIMGGAGSAVLEALSSAGVAIPVLQLGLPDEFIDHGEQSALWAGIGLDAVGIESAIRARYADLLA, from the coding sequence ATGACGACAGATTTACTGGACCGCATTCAATCCCCGGCAGACCTCAAGCGCCTGGATCGCCGTGAGCTGAAAAGGCTGGCCGACGAGTTGCGCGGCTTCGTGCTGGAATCGGTGTCCAAAACGGGCGGGCACCTGTCGTCCAACCTAGGCACGGTCGAGCTCACCCTGGCCCTGCACCAGGTGTTCGATACGCCGCATGACCGCATCGTCTGGGACGTGGGCCATCAGTCCTATCCGCACAAGATCCTGACCGGACGCCGCTCCGGCATGGACAAGCTGCGTCAGCAGGGCGGAATTTCGGGCTTCCCGAAACGCAGCGAATCCGAATACGACGCCTTCGGCACCGCGCATTCGTCCACTTCCATCTCGGCTGCGCTGGGCATGGCGGTGGCCTCGCGCAACGCCGGCGTGCAGCGCCAGCACATCGCCGTCATCGGCGACGGCGCGATGTCCGCGGGCATGGCCTTCGAAGCCATGAACAACGCCGGCGTCACGCCCAACATCAACCTGCTGGTGATCCTGAACGACAACGACATGTCGATCTCGCCGCCGGTGGGGGCGCTGAACCGCTATCTGGCGCGCCTGATGTCGGGCCGCTTCTATGCGGCCGCCAAGAACGTCGGCCGCGCGGTGTTGCAGCACGTGCCGCCAGTGCTGGAACTGGCGCGCCGCTTCGAAGAACACGCCAAGGGCATGGTCACGCCGGCCACGCTGTTCGAGGAATTCGGCTTCAACTACGTTGGCCCGATCGACGGACACGACCTGGACGCGCTGGTGCCCACCCTGCAGAACCTCAAGGCCCTGGAAGGCCTGCAGTTCCTGCACGTGGTCACCAAGAAGGGCCAGGGCTACAAGCTGGCCGAGGCCGACCCGGTGCTGTACCACGGCCCGGGCAAGTTCGATCCGGCCGTCGGGATTCAGCAATCGAAGGCGCCGGGCAAGCGCAGCTTCACGCAGGTGTTCGGCCAGTGGCTGTGCGACATGGCTGAACAGGACTCGCGCCTGGTCGCCATCACGCCCGCCATGCGCGAGGGCAGCGGCCTGGTGGAATTCGAAAAGCGCTTTCCCCAGCGTTATTTCGACGTGGGCATCGCCGAGCAGCACGCCGTGACGTTCGCCGCGGGCATTGCCTGCGAGGGCCAGAAGCCCGTGGTCGCGATCTACTCCACCTTCATGCAGCGCGGTTACGACCAGTTCATCCATGACGTGGCCCTGCAGAACCTGGACGTGACCTTTGCCTTGGACCGCGCCGGCCTGGTGGGCGCGGACGGCGCCACGCATGCCGGCAACTACGACATCGCCTTCCTGCGCTGCGTGCCCAACATGGTCGTGGCCACGCCTTCGGACGAAAACGAAACGCGGTTGCTGCTGTCGACCTGTTATCAGTATCCCGGCCCCGCGTCGGTGCGCTATCCGCGCGGCGCCGGCTGCGGCGCCGCCGAAGCGCCCGGTCTGGACACGGTCGAGCTCGGCCGCGGCGTGGTGCGCCGCGAGGGCCGCAAGATCGCCATCCTGGGTTTCGGCACGCTGGTCCAGGCGGCGTTGGGCGCAGCCGAAAAGCTCGACGCCACCGTGGCCGACATGCGCTTCGTCAAGCCGATCGACCGCGAGCTGATCCTCGACCTGGCCAGCCGCCACGACGCGCTGGTCACGTTGGAAGACGCTTCCATCATGGGCGGCGCGGGCAGTGCGGTGCTGGAAGCGCTGAGTTCGGCCGGGGTCGCGATCCCGGTGCTGCAACTGGGCTTGCCCGACGAGTTCATCGACCACGGCGAGCAATCGGCGCTGTGGGCCGGCATCGGCCTGGACGCGGTGGGCATCGAAAGCGCGATCCGCGCCCGCTACGCCGATCTGCTGGCCTGA
- a CDS encoding exodeoxyribonuclease VII small subunit: protein MAKSSQADPQIDDRPLPQDFETALAELESLVAAMEDGSLPLEQSLAAYRRGVALTRVCQERLAQAEQQVKVLEGDLLRPLDPAALDDE, encoded by the coding sequence TTGGCCAAATCTTCACAAGCCGATCCGCAGATCGATGACCGTCCCTTGCCCCAGGATTTCGAAACGGCGCTGGCCGAACTCGAATCGCTGGTAGCGGCCATGGAAGACGGCTCGTTGCCGCTGGAGCAGTCGCTTGCCGCCTACCGGCGCGGCGTGGCGCTCACGCGGGTCTGCCAGGAACGCTTGGCGCAGGCCGAACAGCAGGTCAAGGTCCTGGAGGGCGACTTGCTGCGCCCGCTGGACCCGGCGGCGCTGGATGACGAATAA
- a CDS encoding Bug family tripartite tricarboxylate transporter substrate binding protein — protein MIRTSFKLLATLLLSAAALGAQADTYPARPIKVVSPFPAGGATDVLTRILAERMAKTLGQPMIVENKAGAGTSIGAAFVSREAPDGYTILMATNSTLVTNRYLYKELPYDPDGFARIGMVGVGPLVLLASPKRPFNSTQDVVAYAKQNPGKLTFATFGPGTSSHLAGELFKERAGIDILHVPFKGATQALPALISGDVDLFFDMVATGMPQADAGKVKVFAITSPGRLATQPKLATLAEQGYPAFDMTAWFSFVAPKGTPAPVMEKLQQALVETLQDETVKKRMLDMGIDPRSGTAAELDKQIKTEQPIVSQLIKQANIVLQ, from the coding sequence TTGATACGCACTAGCTTCAAACTGCTGGCAACCCTGCTACTCAGCGCGGCAGCGCTGGGCGCCCAGGCCGACACCTATCCGGCCCGGCCGATCAAGGTAGTCTCGCCCTTCCCGGCCGGCGGCGCCACCGACGTGCTGACCCGGATCCTGGCCGAACGCATGGCCAAGACATTGGGCCAGCCCATGATCGTCGAGAACAAGGCGGGCGCCGGCACCTCGATCGGAGCCGCCTTCGTCTCACGCGAAGCGCCGGACGGCTACACCATCCTGATGGCGACCAACTCCACGCTGGTCACCAACCGCTATCTGTACAAAGAACTGCCCTACGACCCCGACGGCTTCGCCCGCATCGGCATGGTGGGCGTCGGACCGCTGGTCCTGCTGGCCAGCCCCAAGCGGCCGTTCAACAGCACCCAGGACGTGGTGGCCTACGCCAAGCAGAACCCGGGCAAGCTGACCTTCGCCACCTTCGGCCCGGGCACGTCCTCGCACCTGGCAGGCGAACTCTTCAAGGAGCGCGCGGGCATCGACATCCTGCACGTGCCGTTCAAGGGCGCAACCCAGGCCCTGCCCGCCCTGATCAGCGGCGACGTGGACCTGTTCTTCGACATGGTGGCCACCGGCATGCCGCAGGCCGATGCCGGCAAGGTCAAGGTCTTCGCCATCACCAGCCCCGGCCGCCTGGCGACGCAGCCCAAGCTGGCGACGCTGGCCGAGCAAGGCTATCCCGCCTTCGACATGACCGCTTGGTTCAGCTTCGTGGCGCCCAAGGGCACTCCCGCCCCTGTGATGGAAAAACTGCAGCAGGCCCTGGTCGAAACCCTACAGGACGAAACCGTCAAGAAACGCATGCTGGACATGGGCATCGACCCGCGCTCGGGCACGGCCGCCGAACTGGACAAACAGATCAAGACCGAACAGCCCATCGTGTCGCAATTGATCAAGCAGGCCAATATCGTCCTGCAATGA
- a CDS encoding acyltransferase, whose amino-acid sequence MPYTEEKYARLDAARWLAAVAVVLLHSAAMIVSNPAIYGGGAWLAANLYDSAARWCVPVFVMVSGALLLDPDKPQDARQFYGRRMARICAPLLFWTFFYLAWRTALDWWDDGRIDFSFWPRKLVQGEPYYHLWYLYMIVGLYLSAPLVRILYARSTPRARALWVVGILGVAILDALYRRALGAPAGFFLTWFLPYLGYFVAGRLIFDGQMRIPRPGLMLAASVAATALGVHAMSSNRALDTYFYDYFSLTVPFMSLAAFQWIISSPRLPRLASLAPLTFGVYLIHPLFLDVAHRAGALTGARADAWTLPVLAAGVFVLSAASSWLLRRHPSTRRFV is encoded by the coding sequence ATGCCTTACACCGAAGAGAAGTACGCGCGCCTGGACGCCGCCCGCTGGTTGGCGGCGGTGGCCGTGGTGCTGTTGCACAGCGCGGCCATGATAGTCAGCAATCCCGCCATCTATGGCGGGGGCGCCTGGTTGGCCGCCAACCTGTATGACTCGGCGGCAAGGTGGTGCGTGCCCGTGTTCGTCATGGTCAGCGGTGCGCTGCTGCTGGACCCCGACAAGCCGCAGGACGCGCGCCAGTTCTACGGCCGGCGCATGGCGCGGATCTGCGCGCCGCTCTTGTTCTGGACCTTCTTCTATCTGGCATGGCGCACGGCGCTGGATTGGTGGGACGACGGCCGCATCGATTTTTCGTTCTGGCCGCGCAAGCTGGTGCAGGGCGAGCCGTACTACCACTTGTGGTACCTGTACATGATCGTGGGCCTGTACCTGTCCGCGCCGTTGGTGCGGATCCTGTATGCGCGCAGCACGCCGCGCGCCCGCGCGCTGTGGGTGGTGGGCATCCTGGGCGTGGCGATCCTGGACGCGCTGTACCGCCGCGCCCTGGGCGCGCCCGCCGGTTTCTTCCTGACCTGGTTCCTGCCCTACCTGGGCTACTTCGTGGCGGGCCGATTGATCTTCGACGGCCAGATGCGCATTCCCCGCCCCGGCCTGATGCTGGCGGCCAGCGTGGCCGCGACCGCGCTGGGCGTGCATGCGATGTCGAGCAACCGCGCATTGGACACCTACTTCTACGATTATTTCAGCCTGACGGTGCCGTTCATGTCGCTGGCGGCTTTCCAATGGATCATCTCGTCGCCGCGCCTGCCGCGGCTGGCCTCGCTGGCGCCGCTGACCTTCGGCGTCTATCTGATCCACCCGCTGTTCCTGGACGTGGCGCATCGCGCCGGCGCCCTGACAGGCGCGCGCGCGGACGCCTGGACGCTGCCCGTGCTGGCCGCCGGCGTGTTCGTGTTGTCGGCGGCCAGCAGCTGGCTGCTGAGACGGCATCCGAGCAC
- a CDS encoding polyprenyl synthetase family protein produces MKQIQLAFPEWLQGRVRHVEDVLDDLLPPADALPSRLHEAMRYAVLGGGKRVRAALVYAAGQACPVSGSVLAVQASLDRAAAAVELIHAYSLVHDDLPCMDDDTLRRGRPTVHVQFDEATAMLAGDALQPLAFDLLASMPIAPALIVQATQSLARAAGSQGMAGGQAIDLFSVGRALTRDELQTMHSMKTGAMLACSVALGGIVAGASSASRQALDAYAQAVGLAFQVVDDILDVTADSASLGKTPGKDAAENKPTYVSLLGLDGARAFAQELREDALAALAPLGEAGSRLAELADFIVLRDR; encoded by the coding sequence ATGAAGCAAATTCAACTCGCCTTCCCGGAATGGCTGCAAGGGCGCGTGCGGCACGTCGAAGACGTCCTGGACGATCTGCTGCCCCCGGCGGATGCGCTGCCCTCCCGGCTGCACGAAGCCATGCGTTACGCCGTGCTTGGCGGCGGCAAGCGGGTGCGCGCCGCGCTGGTCTACGCGGCGGGGCAGGCCTGCCCCGTCAGCGGCAGCGTGCTGGCCGTGCAGGCCTCGTTGGACCGCGCCGCCGCAGCGGTGGAACTGATTCACGCCTATTCGCTGGTGCACGACGATCTGCCCTGCATGGATGACGACACGCTGCGCCGCGGCCGTCCCACCGTCCACGTGCAGTTCGACGAGGCCACCGCCATGCTGGCGGGCGATGCGCTGCAGCCGCTGGCTTTCGATCTGCTGGCTTCCATGCCGATCGCGCCCGCGCTGATCGTGCAGGCCACTCAGTCGCTGGCGCGCGCCGCCGGCAGTCAGGGCATGGCGGGCGGCCAGGCCATCGACCTGTTCAGCGTCGGCCGGGCATTGACGCGCGACGAACTCCAAACCATGCACAGCATGAAGACGGGCGCCATGCTGGCATGCAGCGTGGCCCTGGGCGGCATCGTGGCGGGCGCCAGCTCGGCCTCGCGCCAGGCGCTGGACGCCTATGCGCAGGCCGTCGGGCTGGCCTTCCAGGTCGTCGACGACATCCTGGACGTCACCGCCGACAGCGCCAGCCTGGGCAAGACGCCGGGCAAGGACGCCGCCGAGAACAAGCCCACCTATGTTTCGCTTCTGGGACTGGACGGCGCGCGCGCGTTCGCCCAGGAACTGCGTGAGGACGCGCTGGCTGCCCTGGCTCCGCTGGGCGAGGCCGGATCGCGCCTGGCTGAACTGGCCGACTTCATCGTCCTACGAGACCGCTGA